Part of the Candidatus Manganitrophaceae bacterium genome, GCATTTCTTCTCAATCAAAGGATATCTGGAAGCCCTGGGGAGAATAGCCGTGCTCCTGACGAGCGACATGAAGAAAAAACCGAAAGAGGAAGCGCTGCAAGGAATCCAAGCGGGTCGATATGATCTCATCATCGGGACCCACGCGTTGATTCAAGAGGGGGTTGCGTTTAACCGCCTCGGCCTGGTCGTTGTCGATGAGCAACATAAATTCGGGGTGCTGCAGAGAGCAAAGCTGGCAGGAAAAGGGGTTCGGCCGGATGTCCTTATTATGACCGCCACGCCGATCCCGCGAACCTTGGCGCTGACCCTCTACGGCGATCTAAACATCTCGGTCATCGACGAAATGCCTCCGGGCCGGCCGCCGGTTCGAACCTCCCTCTTCTATGGAAAACAGAGAGAGCGGGCCTATGCCTTGATTGAAAAAGAGCTCGCCCAAGGAAGACAGGCCTACGCGGTCTGTCCCCTCATTGAAGAATCTGAAAAGACCGACCTCAAGGCAGCGATTGAACTCTCGGCCCTGCTGCAACAGGAGACTTTTCCCCATCGGCGGATCGGTCTTTTACATGGAAGGCTGAAGCGTGAAGAGAAGGAATCGATCATGCGCGATTTTAAAGAAAAGCGGATCGACCTACTCGTCGCAACCACGGTGGTCGAAGTCGGAATTGATATCCCGAATGCCACCGTGATGTTGATCGAGCATGCCGAGCGCTTTGGGTTGGCGCAGCTCCACCAGCTGCGCGGTCGCGTCGGTCGGGGAACCGATCAGTCATTTTGCTTTCTGGCGGCGGAGTACCCTTTGAGCGCGGAAGCTAAACGTCGCCTGGAAGCGATGGCCAGGAATGCGGATGGGTTCAAGATCGCCGAGATCGATCTGGAGATTCGCGGGCCGGGAGAGTTCTTCGGCACCCGCCAATCGGGGATCCCTGAACTGCGCATCGCCAATTTAATGCGGGACGCGGCCATGCTCGAGACCGCCCGCCAGGAAGCCTTTGCCTGGATCGACCGGGACCCGCACTTATCCGAATCGGAAAGCCGTCCGATCCGCACCCTCTTGGAGAGAAAATGGAAAGGAAAATTGGAGTGGCTCACGGCCGGATAATGGAGATCATCTGATGTCTCTTTCATGGGAGTTCTTTCTGAGAAAGTGGTTTAAAACCGACCCGGACCTCTTTCCAAAACGGTGGAAAGAAGATATGATCCGAGGATGGCAGACGGTGCGATCCCGGGCCGCCTCCGGGGTCGATCACACCTTCACCCATGTCGAGCTGGTTCGAATCCGCTATCGCTTGGAGCGGGTCAATCGGAGGCTCTTCGAAGCGTACCAGAATCTCGGCAAACGGGTTGTCGATCATTGGGGAGGAAAGGGGAGTCTCGCCGAAGAAGAAAGAAAAAGGGAATTTCGACGGATCGGCCTTTTGCTGGAGGAGCAGAAACATCTGATCGAGCAAATCCGTGAGTTGAACCAATCTACCGCTTCAGAAGAAAAGAGCGCACCTTAGAATCCAAATTAAAGCTTAGATCCAGTTTTATCTGCATCAATGGCCTTCAGTATCAGTATGAGATTGAGGAGAAGAAAGCAATGGCGGTTTTAGCTGGGATCGATATCGGCACGAACACCTTTCGTCTTCTGGTGGCAGAGATGAACGATGCACAATCGCTGAAGGAGATCTGCTCGGCCAAAGAAATTACACGGCTCGGCGAGGGGTTTTCGATCAACAAGGCCTTTCTTCCCGCCGCCGTCGAGCGATCGATCGTTGCATTAAAGCGCTTTAGAGCGCTTCTCCAAAAACATCCGGTGGACGATTTGATTATCGTCGGTACCAGTGCCGTCCGGGAAGCACAAAACCGAGAGGCTTTCCTGAAAGAAGTAAAACAGCAGACCGGATTCGATATCCAAGTCATCTCGGGAGAGGAAGAAGCCCTCTGTACTTTTCTCGGAGTGAACCTCGTCATTCAAAACGAAACGGAGCCGATGCTCGTCATCGATGTCGGCGGCGGAAGCACCGAGTTCATCGGGGCGGAAGGGGATGCGCCGAACTTCCTCCTCAGCACCGAGCTCGGTGTGGTTCACCTGACCGAGAAGTATTTAAAATCGGACCCGCCGACCTCGGAAGAGTTAAAAGCGTTACGGCTGGCGATTGACAAGGTCATTAAGCCGATCGGTTATCATTTCCCCCCAAAGGGCCTCTTTGCAGGAACGGCGGGGAGCATCACGACCTTGGCGGCGATCGACCAGAAGATGAAGGAGTACGATCCGGAAAAAGTCAATCGCTACCCGCTCTCACTCGGCGCCATCCAGCGCATTTTTAAGGAGCTCTCCGTGATGCCGCTGGAGCAGCGGCGGAAAACACTCGGCCTCGAGAAGGGGCGGGAAGATATTATCCTCACCGGAAGTTTGATTTTAATCGCCGTCATGGAGCTTTTCGGATATGATCCTGTGTATGTCAGTGATTATGGTTTGAGAGAAGGGGTATTGATTCATTTATATCAAAAGAAATATGACCCTCTCTCATAAATTGAGAAAACGGCTGCTCGTCCGCCCGACATTCAACGTGATAAGGAGATCAGGCAGAGATGATTGAGAAGCGGAAGCACATTCGGGTCACGATCAAATCGATCGCTGAAGTGATCTTGCCGGA contains:
- the recG gene encoding ATP-dependent DNA helicase RecG, with protein sequence MDERTPPPLDVAVPQWDLPIQYIKGIGPKRAVLFNKLGIQTLEDLLLFPPFRYEDRTALKKIAHLQAGEEQTILAQVKAVSLVETSRRRMKIVDIAVMDETGLLHAKWFNQPYLRELFKPGDKIMLSGKVKGSHYGGYHLEMESPQYEKVDEEEIQIHMGRIVPVYHETKGLTSRQIRSLMRSVLHQHGAKIAEALPSRLIEKYRLLPLSKAVQELHFPAAGTSLSELNLGRTPAHRRLSFDELFLLQTGLALRKSRIATQEAGISFHLNGTLTERLRGILPFRLTGAQERVLSEIKNDMALDRPMNRLVQGDVGSGKTLVALMAILIALENGYQAALMAPTEILAEQHFFSIKGYLEALGRIAVLLTSDMKKKPKEEALQGIQAGRYDLIIGTHALIQEGVAFNRLGLVVVDEQHKFGVLQRAKLAGKGVRPDVLIMTATPIPRTLALTLYGDLNISVIDEMPPGRPPVRTSLFYGKQRERAYALIEKELAQGRQAYAVCPLIEESEKTDLKAAIELSALLQQETFPHRRIGLLHGRLKREEKESIMRDFKEKRIDLLVATTVVEVGIDIPNATVMLIEHAERFGLAQLHQLRGRVGRGTDQSFCFLAAEYPLSAEAKRRLEAMARNADGFKIAEIDLEIRGPGEFFGTRQSGIPELRIANLMRDAAMLETARQEAFAWIDRDPHLSESESRPIRTLLERKWKGKLEWLTAG
- a CDS encoding Ppx/GppA family phosphatase → MAVLAGIDIGTNTFRLLVAEMNDAQSLKEICSAKEITRLGEGFSINKAFLPAAVERSIVALKRFRALLQKHPVDDLIIVGTSAVREAQNREAFLKEVKQQTGFDIQVISGEEEALCTFLGVNLVIQNETEPMLVIDVGGGSTEFIGAEGDAPNFLLSTELGVVHLTEKYLKSDPPTSEELKALRLAIDKVIKPIGYHFPPKGLFAGTAGSITTLAAIDQKMKEYDPEKVNRYPLSLGAIQRIFKELSVMPLEQRRKTLGLEKGREDIILTGSLILIAVMELFGYDPVYVSDYGLREGVLIHLYQKKYDPLS